A region from the Acyrthosiphon pisum isolate AL4f chromosome A1, pea_aphid_22Mar2018_4r6ur, whole genome shotgun sequence genome encodes:
- the LOC100161514 gene encoding senecionine N-oxygenase — translation MRVAIIGAGVAGLASARRCLENDFEPIVYERSKGVGGTWVYDERTGIDEFGLPIHTSMYQNLMTNLPKELMDFPNFPYTGLDDVSFLKSCQVQEYIEQFTEHFGLYKHIRFCSLVTSVEKLTNNWQVTAEDLKTKTSKTEYYDAVMVCNGHNALPFTPDIPGNNDFDGIQIHSHNYRIPEHFTNLNVLIIGSGPSGVDICSDVSKIANQVYFSHHKPELIEKDFPKNVIHKPDVEHFSKKSVSFKDKTEQTLDAIIYCTGYKITLPFLKPSCGINVLNDKLITPLYKNIINMNNPTMGFIGYLNLTFVFRIFDLQVRYYLEFLRQNSSSRLDCMIKTMTPVTTHFLGENMLNYCKSLLLDKIKVEPIPPVYFEVYNGCHKLKDKYYRSYHSSVVRSSTVMIM, via the exons aTGAGAGTGGCTATAATCGGAGCAGGAGTTGCTGGTTTGGCTTCAGCTAGAAGATGTTTGGAAAATGATTTTGAACCCATAGTTTATGAAAGGTCGAAAGGAGTGGGTGGAACTTGGGTATATGATGAACGAACCGGAATCGATGAATTTGGTTTGCCAATCCACACAAGCATGTATCAAAATctaat gACGAATTTACCAAAAGAATTAATGGATTTTCCAAACTTTCCTTATACGGGTTTAGACGATGTGTCATTTTTGAAATCTTGCCAAGTGCAAgaatatattgaacaatttacTGAACATTTCGGACTTTATAAGCATATTCGA TTTTGTAGTTTGGTGACTTCAGTGGAGAAATTAACGAACAACTGGCAGGTGACAGCGGAAGACTTGAAAACAAAAACATCAAAGACCGAATACTATGATGCAGTGATGGTGTGTAATGGACATAACGCTTTACCTTTTACCCCAGATATTCCAGGGAACAATGATTTTGATGGCATACAGATACACA GTCATAATTATAGAATACctgaacattttacaaatttgaatGTTCTCATAATTGGTAGTGGTCCTTCTGGCGTTGATATTTGCTCCGATGTATCGAAAATTGCAAATCAG GTTTATTTTAGTCATCATAAGCCTGAATTAATCGAGAAagattttccaaaaaatgtCATACATAAACCAGACGTTGagcatttttctaaaaaatctgTTAGTTTTAAAGATAAGACTGAGCAGACTTTGGATGCTATAATTTATTGCACTG GATACAAAATTACATTACCATTTTTGAAACCTAGTTGTGGAATTAATGTTTTGAACGACAAATTAATTACTccactttataaaaatatcatcaatatgAATAATCCCACTATGGGTTTCATTGGATATTTGAATTTGACTTTTGTGTTCCGGATATTTGACttgcag gttcgatattatttagaatttctTCGTCAAAATTCTTCATCGAGGTTGGATTGTATGATTAAGACGATGACTCCGGTCACTACACATTTCTTAGGCGAAAACATGTTAAATTACTGCAAATCGTTATTATTGGATAAAATTAAAGTCGAACCAATTCCACCTGTCTATTTTGAGGTATACAATGGATGTCATAAACTTAAAGACAAATATTATAGATCATATCACTCATCGGTCGTAAGATCATCGACAGTGATGATTATGTAA
- the LOC100573189 gene encoding ribonucleoside-diphosphate reductase large subunit, which translates to MSNDVGKSSDKLFVKKRDGRMEEVMMDKITMRIEQLCEGLNMDFIDPPEITLFVIGDICPGISTVQIDNLAAETAAYLTTKHPDFAVLAARIAISNLYKETKNNFSDVIYDLYNMSNERNQRRMKIISDFHYGVVMKHADRLNNAIKHDRDYTYSYFGFKTLEKSYLLKINGKVVERPQHLLMRVSIGIHGEDIDAAIETYDLMSSKYFTHASPTMFNAATPRPQLSSCFLVANKSDSLEDFGKTVKTCAKISQSSGGIGIHLHNISAAGTTWTKYPRHESHGLVEPLKVLNDLAQYVDQGGKRPGAVAVYIEPWHADVYTYTELRKNTGNKEEKTRDLFLALWIPDEFMRRVEANQSWSLMCPRKCPGLSDVWGDDFVKLYKKYEDEKRYNRQVSARELWFRIITSQIETGMPYVLYKDACNSKSNQKNLGTIKCSNLCTEIIQYTSSEEVAVCNLASIAVNMFVKPNGEYDFEKLLKITKIVTKNLNRVIDVNFYPVIEAETSNKRHRPVGIGVQGLADLFLLMRFPFGSPESRKLNSQIFETLYYGALEASCELAEKYGTYSSYQGSPISQGILQYDMWNVKPTDLWDWDILKEKIAKHGVRNSLLLAPMPTASTAQILGNNESIEPYTTNLYYRRTLSGEFSVVNRHLLNDLIKLNLWNEDMRNELIYYKGSVQKIKSIPDNIKELYKTNWELSQKIILDMAADRAAFIDQSQSLNIHIEQPTIGKISSVHFYGWKKGLKTGMYYLRTRPAADPIQFTVNKSTLSSNIAIQTEKNDALSMQELVCSLENKDACTMCGA; encoded by the exons ATGTCCAACGACGTGGGAAAATCTAGCGACAAGCTGTTTGTGAAAAAGCGTG atggtCGAATGGAAGAAGTAATGATGGACAAGATCACAATGCGAATTGAACAATTATGTGAGGGGCTCAATATGGACTTCATCGATCCg CCtgaaattacattatttgtCATCGGTGATATATGCCCAGGTATAAGCACTgtacaaattgacaatttagCTGCTGAAACTGCTGCTTATTTAACAACGAAACATCCAGATTTTGCTGTACTTGCTGCTCGTATTGCAATTTCTAATCTTTATAAagaaactaaaaacaatttcagcg atgtaatttatgatttgtataACATGTCAAATGAACGAAATCAAAGAcgtatgaaaattatttctgATTTTCATTATGGTGTTGTCATGAAACATGCGGATCGTTTAAATAATGCTATTAAACATGATAGAGATTatacttatagttattttgGATTCAAG ACACTTGAAAAgtcttatttattaaaaattaatggaaAAGTTGTGGAACGTCCTCAACATTTATTAATGAGGGTTTCAATTGGAATTCATGGTGAAGATATTGACGCTGCTATCGAAACATATGACTTAATGTCATCAAAGTATTTTACTCATGCTTCACCAACAATGTTCAATGCTGCTACACCTAGACCTCAACTTTCAAG TTGTTTTCTGGTGGCTAATAAATCAGATTCATTGGAAGACTTTGGTAAAACAGTTAAAACATGCGCCAAGATTTCTCAATCTTCTGGTGGTATTGGTATACACCTACACAATATTAGTGCAGCTGGTACAACATGGACCAAATACCCAAGACATGAATCCCATGGTCTTGTTGAACCGTTAAAAGTCCTTAATGATTTAGCTCAATATGTTGACCAAGGTGGAAag AGACCTGGGGCAGTTGCTGTTTATATTGAGCCTTGGCACGCCgatgtatatacttatacagaGTTACGTAAAAATACCGgtaataaagaagaaaaaactaGAGATTTATTTTTAGCTCTTTGGATACCTGATGAATTTATGAGACGTGTTGAGGCTAATCAATCTTGGAGCTTAATGTGTCCACGTAAATGTCCTGGTCTTTCAGATGTCTGGGGCGACGATTTTGTGAAACTTTACAAAAa ATATGAAGATGAAAAACGATACAACAGGCAGGTATCGGCAAGGGAGTTGTGGTTTCGTATAATAACTTCTCAAATTGAAACTGGTATGCCATATGTACTGTATAAAGATGCTTGCAATTCTAAAAGTAATCAAAAAAATCTTGGTACAATTAAGTGTAGTAATCTTTGTACTGAAATCATTCAATACACTTCGTCAGAAgaa gtagcaGTATGTAATCTAGCTTCAATTGctgtaaatatgtttgtaaaaccCAATGGAGAGTATGATTTTGAAAagcttttgaaaataactaaaattgtcaCTAAAAATTTGAATAGAGTAATAGATGTCAACTTTTATCCTGTCATAgaa GCTGAAACTTCAAATAAACGACATCGTCCTGTTGGGATTGGCGTACAAGGTTTagcagatttatttttattgatgcgATTTCCATTTGGCTCTCCTGAATCAAGAAAGCTAAATTCACAAATATTTGAGACCTTGTATTATGGTGCATTAGAAGCTAGTTGTGAGTTAGCTGAAAAATATGGAACTTATTCATCTTATCAAGGATCACCAATTAGTCAAGGA attttgcAGTATGATATGTGGAATGTAAAGCCTACTGACTTATGGGACTGggatatattaaaagaaaaaattgctAAACAtggagttagaaattcattgtTATTAGCACCGATGCCCACGGCTTCAACGGCACAAATTCTTGGAAATAACGAATCTATAGAACCATAcacaacaaatttatattacagaCGTACTCTTAGTGGAGAATTTAGT GTGGTCAACCGTCATTTATTGAACGATCTAATTAAGCTTAACCTATGGAATGAGGATATGAGAAATGAATTGATTTACTACAAGGGATCTGTGCAg aaaataaaaagtattccaGACAACATAAAAGAATTGTATAAAACGAATTGGGAATTATCTCAAAAAATCATATTAGATATGGCTGCAGATCGGGCAGCATTCATTGATCAATCTCAGTCGTTAAATATTCACATTGAGCAACCAACTATTGGTAAAATATCATCTGTACATTTCTATGGATGGAAAAAG GGCTTAAAAACTGGTATGTACTATTTGCGAACCAGGCCTGCGGCTGATCCTATCCAGTTTACAGTTAATAAAAGTACACTGTCTAGTAATATTGCAATTCAAACTGAAAAGAATGATGCACTAAGTATGCAGGAGTTGGTATGTTCATTGGAAAACAAAGACGCATGTACAATGTGTGGAGCTTAA
- the LOC100573282 gene encoding 39S ribosomal protein L28, mitochondrial: MEAKLANGLKLLYIPKKTRISSGLGDRLPEAYKKFYKEWRHKVPEPVYYKPTPGKWTKDEKTGAVIPVQNIPIPLKYPKTMHSGIWGGEAVVQGFKQNGNKYKSRVPHFWTPTLKKSVVYSEILNEYVSTTVTEKALDLINKNYGLDHYLLKTAACDLRTTLSLKIKRHLLMALRDKTLYADDNVKQQEVYDKYKHYLKDYTHEEIEWYGLTFSEALLKMQDIDELNEKKAPLKAKYRLELIEELKNSNETIEEDKSWLNKLNPFN, translated from the coding sequence ATGGAAGCCAAACTTGCCAATggtttaaagttattatacataccaaAAAAAACAAGAATCAGTTCCGGTCTTGGTGATCGGCTTCCAGAGGCATATAAGAAATTTTATAAGGAATGGCGTCACAAAGTTCCAGAACCAGTTTATTACAAACCTACACCAGGAAAATGGACTAAAGATGAGAAAACTGGAGCGGTTATTCCTGTTCAGAACATACCAATTCCTTTAAAGTATCCAAAAACAATGCATTCTGGTATTTGGGGAGGAGAAGCTGTAGTTCAAGGTTTCAAacaaaatggtaataaatataagaGTCGTGTTCCACATTTTTGGACACCAACACTAAAAAAGTCAGTGGTCTACAGTGAAATTCTAAATGAGTACGTGTCAACTACTGTGACTGAAAAGGCCCTAGATCTTATTAATAAGAATTATGGTTTAGACCATTATCTATTGAAAACAGCTGCATGTGACTTAAGGACcactttaagtttaaaaattaaacgtcACCTTTTAATGGCTTTAAGAGACAAGACATTGTATGCAGATGATAATGTAAAACAACAAGAAGTGTACGACAAATATAAACACTACTTAAAGGATTACACTCATGAAGAAATTGAATGGTACGGTTTAACATTTTCTGAGGCTTTACTCAAGATGCAAGATATAGATGAATTAAACGAAAAGAAAGCGCCATTGAAGGCAAAATATAGACTGGAATTGATAGAGGAGTTGAAAAATAGTAATGAAACAATAGAAGAGGATAAAAGTTGGTTAAATAAACTTAATCCTTTTAATTAG